A single region of the Silene latifolia isolate original U9 population chromosome 8, ASM4854445v1, whole genome shotgun sequence genome encodes:
- the LOC141596333 gene encoding putative cinnamyl alcohol dehydrogenase 1 gives MSSETSSPANCIGWAARDPSGVLSPIEFSRRVVANDDVSIKITHCGVCYADVAWTRNVNTDSKYPVVPGHEIVGTVKQVGTNVHCFKVGDLVGVGTFVNSCRDCEYCDEGMEVGCVKGAVYTFNGVDADGTVTKGGYSSSIVVHERYCYKIPDGLPSHLAAPLLCAGITVYSPMMRHNMNQPGKSLGVIGLGGLGHMAVLFGKAFGLKVTVFSTSMSKKDEALNVLGADNFVLSSDEQQMKALVNSLDFIVDTASGDHPVEPYLWLLKTFGAYALVGGFPSEVTFSTGSLLFGMKTFSGSLTGGTKTAQEMLEFCAVNKIYPKVEVIPIQYVNEAIERLLKKDVKYRFVIDIENSLK, from the exons ATGAGTTCCGAAACTTCATCACCTGCAAACTGTATCGGATGGGCAGCCAGAGATCCATCCGGAGTTCTTTCACCTATTGAGTTTAGTcgaag GGTCGTTGCAAATGATGATGTTTCCATTAAGATTACGCACTGTGGAGTATGCTACGCTGATGTAGCCTGGACGAGGAATGTAAATACAGACTCCAAGTACCCTGTTGTGCCAGG TCATGAGATTGTCGGAACAGTAAAACAGGTCGGGACAAATGTTCACTGCTTCAAGGTAGGTGATCTTGTAGGAGTTGGAACTTTTGTGAATTCATGTCGAGATTGTGAATATTGCGATGAGGGAATGGAGGTCGGGTGTGTGAAAGGGGCAGTTTATACATTCAATGGAGTGGACGCAGATGGTACAGTCACGAAAGGAGGTTACTCTTCCTCCATTGTTGTTCATGAAAG GTACTGTTACAAGATCCCTGACGGCCTTCCCTCGCATTTAGCAGCACCCTTACTATGTGCTGGAATTACTGTTTATTCTCCGATGATGCGCCATAACATGAACCAGCCTGGTAAAAGTCTCGGAGTGATTGGCCTTGGTGGCCTTGGGCATATGGCTGTATTGTTCGGTAAGGCCTTTGGGCTAAAAGTCACGGTCTTTAGCACAAGCATGTCGAAAAAAGACGAAGCCTTGAACGTACTAGGTGCTGACAATTTTGTTCTTTCATCTGATGAACAACAAATGAAG GCTTTAGTGAATTCACTGGACTTCATAGTAGACACTGCATCAGGAGATCACCCAGTTGAGCCATACCTGTGGCTTTTGAAGACGTTTGGCGCTTATGCTCTGGTCGGTGGCTTTCCTTCAGAAGTGACATTCAGCACCGGCAGCCTGTTATTTG GTATGAAAACGTTCTCCGGCAGCTTAACTGGTGGTACCAAAACTGCTCAAGAAATGTTGGAATTTTGCGCTGTTAATAAAATATATCCCAAGGTTGAAGTAATTCCTATTCAGTATGTGAATGAAGCAATTGAAAGGCTCTTAAAGAAGGATGTCAAATACCGGTTTGTGATCGACATTGAGAATTCTCTTAAATGA